GAAGTTCGGGAAAAATCTTAAGATAGCAGTTTTCTGCGGAACCGGGAACAACGGTGGAGATGGGTTCGTTGCTGCAAGGCACTTAAGTTATGAAAACGATGTTACAGTGTTCTTAATTGGAGAAGAAGTTAAGATAAGGAGTGAAGAAGCTAAACTGAACTGGAACATACTGAAGAATTTAGACTTCGTCAAAATAAAGGTGCTCAAGGATTCAAGCCAAATAAGAGAGCTAGACTTAAGTGAATTTGACATAATAGTTGATGCCCTCCTGGGGGCCGGAACAAGGGGAAAACCCAGGGAACCGATAAAATCTGCAATAGAGAAGATAAACGAGTACAGTGGAAAGGTAAAGATAGTTAGCATAGACCTACCAAGCGGATATCCAAGCGAAATTAGAGTAAAGGCCGATTTTGCAGTAACGTTTCAGTGGGATAAAGAAGAATTTAAAGATTTTAAAAGGATAATTGCTAAAATAGGCTACCCAAAAGAGCTCAAATACCTCGTAGGACCAGCCCATGTCAAATTCGCCTATAAAAGAAAAGGAGAACACAAGGGGCAGAATGGGAAGCTTTTGATAATTGGAGGAAGTGAAAACTACTATGGAGCCCCAGTGCTAGCTGCGAGTGCAGCAAAGCACTTGGTAGATCTGGTATTCCTACTCCTCCCTCAAAATGCGGCCAGAAGGGTAAATGATCCTGATCTAATAGTTAGGGAAGTTGATGGTTTAAACTTTACTCCCGAGCATATTAAAAGTGCACTAGAGCTAGTGGAAAAGGTTGATGCAATCGTCATAGGGCCTGGAATTGGAGTTAGGGAAGAGACAAAAGAATTCGTCAAGGGGATCATTGAGAGGGTTGAGAAGCCGATTGTTGTTGATGCGGATGGACTCAAGATAATTGCGGAGTTCAAAGACATCCTTAAGGGTAAAGAGATCGTCTTAACGCCCCATGCCGGAGAGTTCAAGCTACTCTTCGGTGAAAAGGTTCCAGAAGATCTAGTCGAGAAAGGAAAGGTTGTCATGAGAAGGGCGAAGGAAATAGGAGCAACAATACTGCTCAAAGGAAAGTACGACGTAATAAGCGACGGAAAAGTGTGGCTTTACAACAAAACAGGGAACAGGGGAATGACAACTGGAGGAACGGGAGATGTGCTTGCAGGAACTGTTGGGGCGTTCTTAGCGTTGGGAAATAAAGCATTAAAAGCTGCCGCTGCGGGGGCATTCCTAGTAGGTTTTGCCGGAGATCTAGTTATGGAAGAAAAGGGAGAAGCCTTCACGGCCAGGGATGTAGCTGAGAAGATTCCGATAGCATTAAAGAAGATTATAGAGTTTTAAGATAGTCAATCAACTCATAAACGCTTGGAAGGACTAAGTCCGGTTTGTACTCACTCTTTTTTATATCTTCAAGTGAGCTAACCCCAGTTAATACCATTATCGCTTTCATGCCAAACTTCTTGGCAAAGGCTATATCAGTATCCAACCTATCTCCCACCATCCAAAGTTCCTCCCCAGGGAACATCTCTCTCACAACCTCATACATGGGCTCATTGGGCTTCCCTATTATTATTGGCTCTACGTTAGTTGCCACCTTTAGAGCAGCTATTATAGATCCGGCCCCAGGATAGATACCCTCTTCGCCAGGGAGCGTCGCATCAGGGTTAGTTCCTATAAAGGTAGCCCCATTCCTTATGGCTAATGTCGCATACTTTAGCTTTTCATAAGTCAAATCAGGATCCAAGCCGACGACAACGTGCTTTACCTCTTTCCAAGATCCCTGCCTTGCTTCATCAAGCGTGACTATCCCCCAGCCAAGGGCTTGCATCTCCTTAACTAACCCCTCTCCCCCGATGACAAAGATTTTACCTGGATCAAGGTGTTTACTCATGTAAAGCCTCGTCGCAAGACCAGAGGTTATTATGATGCTGGAGGAAACGTCAATTCCCATCTTAAGTAGCTTTTCTCTATACATCTCTGGTGTTTTCGTTGAGTTGTTCGTGAGGAAAGCGAAGGGGATACCCCTTTCCTTTAAGAATTCTATAAGCTCTCTTACCCCAGGAATTGCCCTGTTCCCCCTGTAAAGAACCCCATCCATATCGAATATTATCGCAACCATGATTGAAGAAGCGAAAGGAGGAATAAAAGGTTAATCCATTAACCTATAAAGGGTGTTCCAATAAACATCCTTGAGCTTATCTAGATTCCAGAGTAAAACTTCGTCATTTATCTTAACGCTGAACGAATTAGATCCTATTATCC
This Pyrococcus horikoshii OT3 DNA region includes the following protein-coding sequences:
- a CDS encoding bifunctional ADP-dependent NAD(P)H-hydrate dehydratase/NAD(P)H-hydrate epimerase — protein: MKIEDVYIWDINARWLGVTPYQLMENAGASVARVIEEKFGKNLKIAVFCGTGNNGGDGFVAARHLSYENDVTVFLIGEEVKIRSEEAKLNWNILKNLDFVKIKVLKDSSQIRELDLSEFDIIVDALLGAGTRGKPREPIKSAIEKINEYSGKVKIVSIDLPSGYPSEIRVKADFAVTFQWDKEEFKDFKRIIAKIGYPKELKYLVGPAHVKFAYKRKGEHKGQNGKLLIIGGSENYYGAPVLAASAAKHLVDLVFLLLPQNAARRVNDPDLIVREVDGLNFTPEHIKSALELVEKVDAIVIGPGIGVREETKEFVKGIIERVEKPIVVDADGLKIIAEFKDILKGKEIVLTPHAGEFKLLFGEKVPEDLVEKGKVVMRRAKEIGATILLKGKYDVISDGKVWLYNKTGNRGMTTGGTGDVLAGTVGAFLALGNKALKAAAAGAFLVGFAGDLVMEEKGEAFTARDVAEKIPIALKKIIEF
- a CDS encoding HAD-IIA family hydrolase, which gives rise to MVAIIFDMDGVLYRGNRAIPGVRELIEFLKERGIPFAFLTNNSTKTPEMYREKLLKMGIDVSSSIIITSGLATRLYMSKHLDPGKIFVIGGEGLVKEMQALGWGIVTLDEARQGSWKEVKHVVVGLDPDLTYEKLKYATLAIRNGATFIGTNPDATLPGEEGIYPGAGSIIAALKVATNVEPIIIGKPNEPMYEVVREMFPGEELWMVGDRLDTDIAFAKKFGMKAIMVLTGVSSLEDIKKSEYKPDLVLPSVYELIDYLKTL